A single genomic interval of uncultured Pseudodesulfovibrio sp. harbors:
- the tsaB gene encoding tRNA (adenosine(37)-N6)-threonylcarbamoyltransferase complex dimerization subunit type 1 TsaB, whose protein sequence is MTSADCSSNLTGLVLAMGGTEERLQAVLGQPGPNGCTLLASREWTVPGQSIKFLTPGLKEMLDAFGIGVDAIGKIACVRGPGSFTGLRLVLAAAEGLAAGHGIPLAGLDYLPLLASGPAQLLKGHLHVLTYARRGLVYLESFDVPSMKSIQPLTSLTLEEAAERMAACGDTAALMGSGLRKNPDFFADLSAATPGYTMLGPQWDNASPQMLLDAAVDATYSETPIEPVYVRATDAEDNLPAIAKKRGLDPEKAKKRLAELQKS, encoded by the coding sequence ATGACGTCCGCAGACTGCTCCTCTAATCTTACCGGCCTTGTTCTCGCCATGGGCGGGACCGAAGAACGACTTCAGGCGGTACTCGGCCAGCCCGGTCCGAACGGCTGTACCCTGCTCGCTTCCCGCGAATGGACCGTGCCCGGTCAGTCCATCAAATTCCTCACGCCCGGTCTCAAGGAAATGCTTGACGCATTCGGGATCGGCGTTGATGCCATCGGCAAGATAGCCTGCGTACGCGGTCCCGGCAGCTTTACCGGCCTGCGTCTTGTCCTCGCCGCTGCCGAAGGACTGGCTGCCGGACATGGAATCCCCCTTGCGGGACTCGACTATCTTCCCCTTCTGGCATCCGGTCCGGCTCAACTGCTGAAAGGCCACCTGCATGTCCTGACCTATGCCCGCCGGGGACTGGTCTATCTGGAAAGTTTTGATGTGCCCTCGATGAAAAGCATACAGCCGCTCACCTCGCTCACTCTTGAAGAAGCGGCAGAACGCATGGCAGCCTGTGGCGATACCGCCGCTCTCATGGGAAGCGGCCTCAGAAAGAACCCCGACTTTTTTGCCGACCTGTCAGCCGCCACCCCGGGCTACACCATGCTTGGCCCGCAGTGGGACAACGCATCCCCGCAAATGCTGCTTGATGCGGCTGTGGATGCCACGTATTCGGAAACGCCCATAGAACCCGTGTACGTCCGCGCAACCGATGCCGAGGACAACCTTCCGGCCATCGCCAAAAAACGCGGCCTCGACCCGGAGAAGGCCAAAAAACGACTGGCTGAGCTACAGAAAAGCTGA
- the rseP gene encoding RIP metalloprotease RseP, whose protein sequence is MITSAIAIVLVLGGLIFFHELGHFAIARLFGMGVKAFSLGFGPRLAGFTSGNTEYKLSAIPLGGYVQLAGEAGEEDEEFPDEELFAKRPAWQRMCVVAAGPVFNFLLAFIVFWFLLLAQGQGYLLPVAGKVIPDSPAAAAGFKTNDRITTIDGAPIESWEVMVTTIQAAEGRELTIVVDREGSPVTMQVTPRIKTFKTLSGEEVTVPVIGIERGYETAFKPVEGLGLTTAIKQTWNNSKLVVMGFVNIVKRLIPMESIGGPIMIAQVIHQGAQSGVFDVLQLAAIISINLAIINLLPIPVLDGGHIVYCLLEIIFRRPVSDRWKAVATRIGILFLLVLMSLAIFNDVRRLLL, encoded by the coding sequence ATGATCACAAGCGCCATCGCCATTGTACTCGTACTCGGCGGACTTATTTTCTTTCATGAACTCGGCCACTTCGCCATTGCCCGACTTTTCGGCATGGGCGTGAAAGCCTTCTCCCTCGGCTTCGGCCCCCGTCTCGCCGGTTTCACTTCCGGCAATACCGAATACAAACTTTCAGCCATCCCGCTAGGTGGCTACGTGCAACTTGCCGGGGAAGCTGGTGAGGAAGACGAAGAATTCCCAGACGAGGAACTCTTTGCCAAACGTCCGGCGTGGCAGCGCATGTGCGTTGTTGCCGCAGGGCCTGTCTTCAATTTCCTGCTCGCTTTCATCGTTTTCTGGTTTCTGCTCCTTGCACAGGGACAGGGATACCTGCTCCCGGTAGCGGGCAAAGTCATTCCGGACAGTCCGGCCGCAGCCGCAGGATTCAAGACGAATGACCGCATCACGACCATTGACGGTGCGCCCATCGAATCATGGGAAGTCATGGTCACGACCATTCAGGCTGCCGAAGGTCGGGAACTCACCATCGTGGTCGACCGCGAAGGCTCGCCGGTCACCATGCAGGTCACCCCGCGCATAAAGACTTTCAAGACCTTGAGCGGAGAAGAAGTCACGGTTCCGGTCATCGGCATCGAGCGCGGCTACGAAACCGCTTTCAAACCGGTCGAAGGACTCGGACTCACCACCGCGATCAAACAGACGTGGAACAACTCGAAACTCGTTGTCATGGGCTTCGTGAACATAGTGAAGCGACTCATTCCGATGGAATCCATCGGCGGTCCGATCATGATCGCACAGGTCATCCATCAGGGGGCACAGTCTGGCGTATTCGACGTCCTGCAACTGGCCGCCATCATCTCCATCAACCTTGCGATCATCAACCTGCTGCCCATTCCCGTGCTGGACGGCGGCCATATAGTGTATTGTCTTCTGGAAATAATCTTCCGCCGCCCGGTCAGCGACCGGTGGAAAGCGGTGGCAACCCGTATCGGCATCCTTTTCCTGCTGGTACTCATGAGTTTGGCGATATTCAATGACGTCCGCAGACTGCTCCTCTAA
- a CDS encoding 1-deoxy-D-xylulose-5-phosphate reductoisomerase, which yields MKTYISPWPETAPRPDFPRSISILGATGSIGTSALRVISKHPELFKVVALAGGRNAKLLAEICTRFQPAYVGVLDDQVKKDFISHLPSGYMPEILVGPEGYVALATLEEADLVLSSIVGAAGFEPTLAAAKAGKMIGLANKESLVLGGHLIREACHASGSTIMPVDSEHNALFQGLAGHGKEEELKRLILTASGGPFHGRDRKFLESVTRDQALAHPNWDMGAKISIDSATLMNKGLEVIEACHLYGLPVSMVDVVVHPQSIIHSLVEYVDGSQIAHLGTPDMQIPIAHCLCYPNRVEVDVPQLNLAEIGNLTFEKPDVEAFPCLRLAQEAFDAGNSHPIVLNAVNEIAVAAFLEEKISYLDIPGMIEAALDRHTPVDVSTSEAILALDRTVREETQAAL from the coding sequence GTGAAAACGTATATTTCACCATGGCCCGAGACGGCTCCGCGTCCGGATTTTCCCCGTTCCATATCCATACTCGGGGCAACCGGTTCCATCGGCACCAGCGCTCTCAGGGTCATCAGCAAGCACCCCGAACTTTTCAAAGTCGTCGCCCTTGCCGGAGGCCGAAACGCCAAACTTCTCGCTGAAATCTGCACCCGGTTCCAGCCCGCATATGTCGGCGTACTCGACGATCAGGTAAAAAAGGATTTCATTTCGCACCTGCCCAGCGGCTACATGCCCGAAATTCTCGTCGGGCCGGAAGGATACGTCGCTCTCGCCACACTGGAGGAAGCCGACCTCGTGCTTTCGAGCATCGTTGGTGCGGCAGGCTTCGAACCCACGCTGGCCGCTGCAAAAGCCGGCAAGATGATCGGCCTTGCCAACAAGGAATCCCTCGTGCTCGGCGGGCACCTCATCCGCGAGGCATGCCACGCTTCCGGCTCGACCATCATGCCGGTTGATTCCGAACACAACGCGCTGTTCCAGGGGCTTGCCGGACATGGAAAGGAAGAAGAGCTGAAACGCCTCATCCTCACCGCTTCCGGCGGACCGTTCCACGGCAGGGACAGAAAATTTCTCGAATCCGTCACACGCGATCAGGCGCTGGCCCATCCCAACTGGGACATGGGCGCGAAAATATCCATCGACTCGGCAACGCTCATGAACAAGGGGCTTGAAGTCATCGAGGCATGCCACCTCTACGGCCTGCCCGTCAGCATGGTGGACGTGGTGGTTCACCCGCAATCCATCATTCACTCGCTTGTTGAGTATGTGGACGGCTCACAGATCGCCCATCTCGGCACCCCGGACATGCAAATCCCCATCGCCCACTGTCTCTGCTACCCGAACCGGGTCGAAGTGGACGTGCCGCAACTCAACCTCGCCGAGATAGGCAACCTGACCTTTGAAAAGCCGGACGTCGAGGCATTCCCCTGCCTGCGTCTGGCGCAGGAAGCATTTGACGCGGGCAATAGCCACCCGATCGTACTCAATGCGGTCAATGAAATCGCGGTTGCCGCTTTCCTCGAAGAAAAAATCAGCTACCTCGACATTCCGGGCATGATCGAAGCCGCACTTGACCGCCACACCCCGGTGGACGTATCCACTTCCGAGGCTATCCTCGCACTGGACCGGACGGTTCGCGAGGAAACACAGGCGGCCCTCTAG
- a CDS encoding phosphatidate cytidylyltransferase gives MEISLHKKRIATSIALAAIPALALAFQGWVLFLACALFSAITLWEFYDMFRPSKGMGTVKCLGAAFTFLLLGSFTTGDIRHPAVVLILAFWAGAMLFLFRYSKDVTASYQQSLIFLGGLLYIPLNFHFFLTFNRYEIILAIGAAALSDTAAFYAGSMWGKKKIWPRISPKKSWVGSIGGLTACTVGITAFGLSFGHAAIWQWILLGVALNIAAQMGDFFESALKRSLDIKDSGNTLPGHGGFLDRVDSMLLVIPTYGLCRMLHAYF, from the coding sequence ATGGAAATCTCCCTACACAAAAAAAGAATCGCCACCAGCATCGCCCTTGCTGCCATTCCCGCGCTGGCTCTCGCCTTTCAGGGGTGGGTCCTCTTTCTGGCATGCGCCCTGTTCAGCGCCATCACCCTCTGGGAATTCTACGACATGTTCCGCCCGTCCAAAGGCATGGGAACCGTCAAATGTCTCGGAGCCGCGTTCACTTTCCTTCTGCTCGGTTCCTTCACGACCGGCGATATCCGCCACCCCGCCGTGGTGCTCATCCTCGCTTTCTGGGCCGGAGCCATGCTCTTTCTCTTCAGGTACAGCAAGGATGTCACGGCCTCCTATCAGCAATCCCTGATTTTTCTGGGCGGCCTTTTGTACATCCCGCTCAATTTCCATTTTTTCCTGACGTTCAACCGGTATGAAATCATCCTTGCCATCGGGGCGGCAGCCCTGTCCGACACCGCCGCCTTCTATGCCGGGTCCATGTGGGGCAAAAAGAAAATCTGGCCGCGCATCAGCCCGAAGAAGTCTTGGGTCGGAAGCATTGGCGGCCTGACTGCCTGCACCGTCGGCATCACGGCCTTCGGACTGAGCTTCGGCCATGCAGCCATCTGGCAGTGGATACTGCTTGGCGTGGCGCTCAACATTGCCGCCCAGATGGGAGATTTCTTTGAATCCGCACTGAAACGCTCTCTCGACATCAAGGATTCCGGCAACACCCTTCCCGGTCACGGCGGATTTCTCGACCGCGTCGACAGCATGCTTCTGGTCATCCCGACCTACGGCCTGTGCCGCATGCTCCACGCGTACTTCTAA
- a CDS encoding isoprenyl transferase, whose protein sequence is MDTTNIPTHIAIIMDGNGRWAKQRGLPRTDGHRAGTETARAVVTRCRELGVKHLTLYTFSKENWSRPKDEVSTLFKLLTTFLTKEEASLKKQGIRLKVLGEIDDMPMAVRQVLKHVMRQTKNCTDMTLNLALNYSGRDEILRAAKALAAKGIAADDITEEAFADELWTAGQPDPDLIIRTSGELRLSNYLLFQCAYSEFYFTDIYWPDFSPEELEKAIAELGNRQRRFGKTGEQVS, encoded by the coding sequence TTGGATACAACAAATATCCCCACTCACATCGCCATCATCATGGATGGCAACGGAAGGTGGGCGAAGCAGCGCGGGCTGCCTCGGACCGACGGCCACAGGGCCGGCACCGAGACAGCCCGCGCCGTCGTCACCCGGTGCCGCGAACTCGGCGTAAAGCATCTGACGCTCTACACGTTCTCCAAAGAGAACTGGTCACGCCCGAAGGATGAAGTCAGCACGCTGTTCAAACTGTTGACCACTTTCCTGACAAAGGAAGAAGCCAGTCTCAAGAAACAGGGAATCCGGCTGAAAGTTCTCGGCGAGATCGACGACATGCCCATGGCGGTCCGCCAAGTGCTCAAACATGTCATGCGGCAGACGAAAAACTGCACGGACATGACCCTCAATCTCGCGCTCAACTATTCCGGCCGGGACGAAATACTGCGCGCCGCCAAGGCTCTCGCAGCCAAGGGCATTGCCGCAGACGACATCACCGAAGAAGCGTTTGCCGATGAACTCTGGACTGCGGGGCAGCCCGATCCGGACCTCATCATCCGGACCAGCGGCGAACTGCGGCTCTCGAACTATCTGCTTTTTCAATGCGCCTATTCCGAGTTCTATTTCACGGACATATACTGGCCTGATTTCTCACCCGAGGAACTGGAAAAAGCCATCGCAGAACTGGGCAACCGCCAACGCCGTTTCGGCAAGACCGGAGAACAGGTCTCCTGA
- the frr gene encoding ribosome recycling factor has product MKSVLDDGKKRMAGAIAALSKEFEKLRTGRATTALVDNIIVDYYGTPTPISQLASVSVPDPKTLTIQPWDKGAFGAVEKAIQASDLGLTPNNDGSVIRITIPALTEERRKELVKVARKYTEDCKIAIRNVRRDLNDSFKTMEKDKEISEDERKKGEADVQKLTDDHVKESDSVLAGKEKEILEI; this is encoded by the coding sequence ATGAAATCCGTACTTGATGATGGAAAGAAACGCATGGCTGGTGCCATTGCCGCTCTGTCCAAGGAATTTGAGAAACTACGCACAGGCCGCGCAACCACCGCTCTGGTAGACAACATCATTGTTGATTACTACGGCACCCCGACCCCCATCAGCCAGTTGGCCTCCGTCTCCGTTCCGGACCCCAAGACCCTGACCATCCAGCCTTGGGACAAAGGTGCATTCGGTGCCGTGGAAAAAGCCATTCAGGCTTCCGACCTCGGCCTGACGCCGAACAACGACGGCAGCGTCATCCGCATTACCATCCCGGCCCTCACCGAGGAACGCCGCAAAGAGCTGGTCAAGGTTGCACGCAAGTACACCGAAGACTGCAAGATCGCCATCCGCAACGTCCGCCGCGACCTGAACGACTCCTTCAAGACCATGGAGAAGGACAAGGAAATCAGCGAAGACGAGCGCAAGAAAGGTGAAGCTGACGTTCAGAAGCTGACCGACGACCACGTCAAGGAAAGCGACAGCGTACTGGCTGGCAAGGAAAAGGAAATCCTCGAAATCTAA
- the pyrH gene encoding UMP kinase: protein MDKARYNRVLLKLSGEALAGDQQFGIEPEAIDQFAKEIAEVAATGLQIALVIGGGNIFRGMAASAKGMDRAQGDYMGMLATVMNALAVQDALEKNGCDTRVMTALNMAEVAEPYIRRRALRHMDKGRVVICAAGTGNPYFTTDSGAALRALELKCDAIFKATKVDGVYDKDPAKYDDAVKYDTVSYMETLEKRLGVMDSTAISMARDNDLPIIVFNLYEEGNIRRAANGENIGTTVQGGD from the coding sequence ATGGACAAAGCACGGTACAACCGGGTGTTACTGAAACTCAGCGGCGAGGCTCTCGCCGGAGACCAGCAGTTCGGCATTGAGCCGGAGGCTATCGACCAATTTGCCAAGGAGATTGCGGAAGTTGCAGCCACTGGCCTGCAAATCGCTCTCGTTATCGGCGGCGGAAACATCTTCCGCGGAATGGCTGCCAGCGCCAAGGGCATGGACCGGGCGCAGGGTGACTACATGGGCATGTTGGCAACAGTAATGAACGCCCTCGCCGTGCAGGACGCACTGGAGAAGAACGGTTGCGATACCCGCGTGATGACTGCCCTGAACATGGCCGAAGTTGCCGAACCGTACATCCGTCGCCGCGCACTGCGCCACATGGACAAAGGCCGCGTGGTCATCTGCGCCGCCGGTACAGGCAACCCCTACTTCACCACGGATTCCGGCGCGGCTCTCCGGGCACTTGAGCTCAAGTGCGACGCCATTTTCAAAGCCACCAAGGTCGACGGCGTGTACGACAAGGACCCTGCCAAATACGACGATGCCGTGAAATACGACACAGTTTCCTACATGGAAACCTTGGAAAAACGCCTCGGAGTTATGGACTCCACTGCCATTTCCATGGCACGAGACAACGACCTGCCCATTATTGTCTTCAACCTCTACGAGGAAGGCAACATTCGTCGGGCAGCCAACGGCGAAAACATTGGAACGACAGTCCAAGGAGGAGATTAA
- the tsf gene encoding translation elongation factor Ts, whose protein sequence is MGITASQVKELREKTGAGMMDCKKALVESGGDEEKAVMYLREKGLSKAAKKAGRATSEGLVTPYISEDGKTAVISELLCETDFVAKGEDFQAFAAALSEKIAGLDVTNGAAADLPAEVADVTDLIAKLGENMGVGRFAKVSTDGVLGIYVHTNKKLASIVELTGGGDEALAKDIAMHVAAMNPTCITSDELPQDVLEKEKALYLKQAMDEGKPENIAEKIVTGRLNKFYSEVCLVNQAFIKEDKKSVKDVLGGATVASIARLALGEGAKKDAEAED, encoded by the coding sequence ATGGGAATCACCGCATCTCAGGTTAAAGAACTGCGCGAGAAAACCGGCGCAGGCATGATGGATTGCAAAAAAGCCCTGGTCGAATCCGGTGGCGACGAAGAAAAGGCAGTCATGTACCTTCGCGAGAAGGGTCTGTCCAAAGCCGCCAAGAAGGCCGGACGCGCCACTTCCGAGGGTCTCGTTACTCCCTACATCTCCGAAGACGGCAAGACCGCTGTCATCTCCGAGCTGCTCTGTGAAACCGACTTCGTCGCCAAAGGCGAAGACTTTCAGGCTTTCGCCGCAGCCCTGTCCGAGAAGATCGCAGGCCTTGACGTGACCAACGGCGCAGCAGCCGATCTGCCCGCCGAAGTCGCAGACGTCACCGACCTCATCGCCAAGCTCGGCGAGAACATGGGTGTCGGCCGTTTCGCCAAGGTTTCCACCGACGGCGTGCTCGGCATCTACGTCCACACCAACAAGAAGCTCGCTTCCATCGTCGAGCTGACCGGCGGTGGCGACGAAGCTCTGGCCAAAGACATTGCAATGCATGTCGCAGCCATGAACCCGACCTGCATCACCTCCGACGAACTTCCGCAGGACGTTCTGGAGAAGGAAAAGGCTCTGTACCTGAAGCAGGCCATGGACGAAGGCAAGCCCGAGAACATCGCTGAGAAGATCGTCACCGGTCGCCTCAACAAGTTCTACTCCGAAGTCTGCCTCGTCAATCAGGCGTTCATCAAGGAAGACAAGAAATCCGTCAAGGACGTCCTTGGCGGGGCAACGGTAGCAAGCATCGCGCGACTCGCCCTGGGTGAGGGCGCGAAGAAAGACGCCGAAGCCGAAGACTAG
- the rpsB gene encoding 30S ribosomal protein S2, translating into MAYVTMKQMLETGVHFGHQTRRWNPKMRPYIFGARNGIHIMDLQQTVKMFAKAHDFVVDTVAKGGKVLFIGTKRQAQEAVTQEAERAGMFFVTHRWMGGTLTNFQTIKKSIDRLKTLEQMFEDGSISRYTKKEAVGMNREVKKLNLALGGIKDMTDAPKVAFVIDPKREHIAIQECRKLGIPVVAVVDSNCDPDMVDYIIPGNDDAIRAIKLFATHMADACIEGAAMQKDYAAKAAEEAKAAKAEAPKAEEAPKTEEKAEA; encoded by the coding sequence ATGGCTTACGTTACTATGAAGCAGATGCTGGAGACCGGCGTCCACTTCGGCCACCAGACCCGCCGTTGGAACCCCAAAATGCGCCCCTACATCTTCGGCGCCCGCAACGGCATCCACATCATGGACCTGCAGCAGACCGTCAAGATGTTTGCCAAGGCCCACGACTTCGTCGTTGACACCGTCGCCAAGGGCGGCAAGGTTCTGTTCATCGGCACCAAGCGTCAGGCACAGGAAGCCGTCACTCAGGAAGCTGAGCGCGCCGGCATGTTCTTCGTCACCCACCGCTGGATGGGCGGCACCCTGACCAACTTCCAGACCATCAAGAAATCCATCGACCGCCTGAAGACCCTCGAGCAGATGTTCGAAGACGGTTCCATCTCCCGCTACACCAAGAAGGAAGCGGTTGGCATGAACCGCGAGGTCAAGAAACTGAACCTCGCTCTCGGCGGCATCAAGGACATGACCGACGCACCCAAGGTCGCTTTCGTCATCGATCCCAAGCGCGAGCACATCGCCATCCAGGAATGCCGCAAGCTCGGTATCCCCGTCGTCGCCGTGGTTGACTCCAACTGCGATCCCGACATGGTTGATTACATCATCCCCGGTAACGATGACGCCATCCGCGCCATCAAGCTGTTCGCCACCCACATGGCCGACGCCTGCATCGAAGGCGCAGCCATGCAGAAGGACTACGCTGCCAAGGCTGCAGAGGAAGCAAAAGCTGCCAAGGCCGAAGCACCCAAGGCTGAAGAAGCACCTAAAACCGAAGAAAAGGCTGAGGCGTAA
- a CDS encoding glycosyltransferase family A protein, with translation MDTPHTPTDRFEELDHIDLDAVFDVLDITCRNLLPDLDLCTAFLARILKDRDAGSNPGTQDVVLRLIRKAVALAPFNHMPLDIAARLTGDAEMKQRAKRIAGLTTDPSIMDMRNVMNNEQTRRRKRNYLDSILERTPGHIVAASQRLLFDFYAGREPGDWINTIKVPKFARHHWQERLFLHYAPLGINHKALELWDEISSGPVCEVQLNLAAEMFISSGDTPSGIALYRESLKLDPAQGPIRHRLAELENPTQINHSLVREKDVVICLYSWNKADDLSRTLASLAKTDIGTAKIRVLLNGCTDHSAEAVEQARSLFPDNDFGAIPLPTNIGAPAARNWLGSLPEVRACEFAAYIDDDVELPADWLARFLTVMKDHPDTTAVGCKVVFGSNPKMIQYLHRTFSLAEPGIIKLTVPNLVAQYDRGQYNFIRETDTVMGCCHLLRMAHMPDGPQFDIRYSPSQIDDVAHDLALRIQGRTIRYCGLVTCIHHQNTGGGFKRSMSRAQLGQVHGNDMKMFHNLRPHLERIHDIMQEGERY, from the coding sequence ATGGACACGCCGCACACCCCGACAGACCGCTTCGAGGAACTCGACCACATCGACCTCGACGCAGTTTTCGACGTTCTCGACATCACCTGCCGCAACCTGCTGCCGGACCTTGACCTGTGCACGGCCTTTCTGGCCCGGATTCTCAAGGACAGGGACGCGGGCAGCAATCCCGGAACGCAGGATGTCGTGCTGCGGCTCATACGCAAGGCCGTGGCGCTGGCCCCGTTCAACCACATGCCGCTCGATATTGCGGCCCGATTGACCGGAGATGCCGAAATGAAACAGCGCGCAAAGCGAATTGCGGGTCTCACGACTGATCCGTCCATCATGGACATGCGGAACGTGATGAACAACGAGCAAACACGGCGCAGAAAGAGAAATTATCTGGACAGCATCCTTGAGCGGACTCCCGGCCATATTGTCGCGGCTTCGCAACGGTTGCTTTTCGATTTCTACGCAGGCCGGGAACCGGGCGACTGGATCAATACGATCAAAGTACCGAAATTCGCCAGACACCACTGGCAGGAGCGGCTTTTCCTGCACTATGCCCCGCTTGGTATCAACCACAAGGCGCTTGAACTGTGGGACGAAATATCCTCGGGTCCGGTCTGCGAAGTACAACTCAATCTGGCTGCGGAAATGTTCATCAGCTCCGGAGACACCCCGAGCGGCATTGCCCTGTACCGTGAGTCCCTCAAACTTGACCCGGCACAGGGGCCGATACGCCACCGCCTCGCCGAACTGGAAAATCCGACACAGATTAATCATTCGCTCGTACGAGAGAAAGACGTCGTGATCTGCCTGTATTCATGGAACAAGGCCGACGACCTCTCCCGCACACTCGCCAGCCTCGCCAAAACCGACATCGGCACGGCGAAAATCCGCGTCCTGCTCAACGGCTGCACCGACCACAGTGCCGAAGCGGTTGAACAGGCCCGATCCCTCTTCCCGGACAACGACTTCGGTGCCATTCCCCTGCCCACCAATATCGGCGCTCCTGCCGCGCGCAACTGGCTCGGCTCGCTGCCGGAAGTCCGCGCCTGCGAGTTTGCTGCGTATATTGATGATGATGTGGAACTGCCCGCTGACTGGCTGGCCCGTTTCCTGACGGTGATGAAAGATCATCCCGACACGACAGCCGTGGGATGCAAAGTCGTTTTCGGCAGCAATCCGAAGATGATACAATACCTGCACCGGACCTTTTCACTGGCTGAACCCGGTATCATCAAACTGACCGTTCCCAATCTGGTCGCCCAATACGACCGGGGACAATACAACTTCATCCGCGAAACAGACACCGTCATGGGTTGCTGCCATCTTCTTCGCATGGCGCACATGCCGGACGGTCCCCAATTCGACATCCGCTATTCCCCCTCGCAGATAGACGACGTCGCCCACGACCTTGCCCTGCGTATTCAGGGCCGCACGATCCGATACTGCGGACTGGTCACCTGCATCCACCACCAGAACACCGGCGGCGGTTTCAAACGAAGCATGTCACGGGCACAGCTCGGTCAGGTCCATGGCAACGACATGAAGATGTTTCACAACCTCAGGCCGCACCTCGAACGAATTCACGACATCATGCAGGAAGGAGAAAGATACTGA
- a CDS encoding spore photoproduct lyase family protein, with translation MTNQIRLPQHLRKIAHVFVDESMQDSPIAQRVKARLEGTTQADIPWTVVAPGTDRLEFEQGDDQALYLKEYKGKFLRFCPGTRAYHCCGYRIIHIGENCPMACSYCILQAYFQDRVLKIWANQNDLFSELGDAFGADRNTRYRVGTGEFTDSLALEHLTGYSHDLVGFLNDHENVVLELKSKVVDLTWMDAAKRTDRVLPAWSLNAPFINEHEEFDVSTLRERLEAARTCAEAGFRVCLHFDPIIHYPGWREGYAEIIDMIFDYVKPENIAYMSLGSFRCMPQLTPIIADNFPDTTYIYNEFVPGLDGKARLLRPLRLEQFSFMVDRLRAHGMDRQLYFCMESTEVWNEVFGYAPKDFGGLGKRLMEQAFGD, from the coding sequence ATGACTAACCAGATCAGACTTCCGCAGCACCTTCGCAAGATCGCCCACGTCTTTGTTGACGAATCCATGCAGGATTCACCGATCGCGCAACGGGTGAAAGCCCGCCTCGAAGGCACCACGCAGGCCGATATTCCCTGGACTGTCGTCGCTCCCGGCACCGACCGCCTCGAATTCGAGCAAGGCGATGATCAGGCCCTGTATCTCAAGGAATATAAGGGGAAATTCCTGCGTTTCTGCCCCGGCACCCGCGCCTACCACTGCTGCGGCTACCGCATCATCCACATCGGCGAGAACTGCCCCATGGCCTGTTCATACTGTATCCTGCAAGCCTATTTTCAGGATCGAGTACTGAAAATCTGGGCCAACCAGAATGACCTTTTCAGTGAACTCGGCGACGCCTTCGGTGCAGACCGCAACACCCGCTATCGTGTCGGCACAGGCGAATTCACAGATTCCCTCGCTCTTGAACACCTGACCGGGTACAGCCACGACCTCGTCGGATTTCTCAACGACCATGAGAATGTGGTTCTTGAACTAAAATCCAAGGTCGTGGACCTGACATGGATGGACGCCGCCAAACGCACGGACCGAGTCCTGCCCGCATGGTCGCTCAACGCCCCGTTCATCAATGAACACGAGGAATTCGACGTATCCACTCTCAGGGAACGGCTCGAAGCGGCCCGCACATGCGCCGAGGCCGGATTCCGCGTCTGCCTGCACTTTGATCCGATCATCCACTACCCCGGCTGGCGCGAAGGATATGCAGAAATCATCGACATGATCTTTGATTACGTGAAACCGGAGAACATTGCCTACATGAGTCTCGGCTCATTCCGGTGCATGCCGCAGCTCACGCCGATCATCGCGGACAACTTCCCGGACACCACATACATATATAACGAGTTCGTGCCCGGTCTCGACGGCAAGGCACGCCTGCTCCGCCCGCTGCGGCTCGAACAGTTCTCCTTCATGGTGGACCGGCTCCGCGCACACGGCATGGACAGGCAGCTCTACTTCTGCATGGAATCCACCGAAGTCTGGAATGAAGTATTCGGCTACGCACCAAAGGACTTCGGAGGACTGGGAAAACGGCTCATGGAACAGGCATTCGGCGACTGA